From Zalophus californianus isolate mZalCal1 chromosome 16, mZalCal1.pri.v2, whole genome shotgun sequence, one genomic window encodes:
- the LOC113938991 gene encoding 60S ribosomal protein L7a-like: MPKGKKAKGKNLALAPAVMKKQEAKKVVNPLFEKRPKNFGIGRDIQPQRDLTRFVRWPCYIRLQRQRAILYKRLKVPPAINQFTQALDLQTATQLLKLAHKYRPETKQEKKQRLLARAEKKAAGKGDVPTKRPPVLRAGVNTVTTLVENKKAQLVVIAHDVDPTELVVFLPALCGKMGVPYCIIKGKARLGRLVHRKTCTTVAFTQVNSEDKGALAKLVEAIRINYNDRYEEIHRHWGGNVLGPKSVARIAKLEKAKAKELAIKLG, from the coding sequence ATGCCGAAAGGGAAGAAGGCAAAGGGGAAGAATTTGGCCCTGGCCCCTGCTGTCATGAAGAAGCAGGAGGCCAAGAAGGTGGTCAATCCCCTGTTTGAGAAGAGGCCCAAGAATTTTGGCATCGGACGGGACATCCAGCCCCAAAGGGACCTCACCCGCTTTGTCAGATGGCCCTGCTACATCCGGCTGCAACGGCAAAGGGCTATTCTCTATAAACGTTTAAAAGTGCCTCCTGCAATTAACCAGTTCACCCAGGCCTTGGACCTCCAGACAGCTACTCAACTCCTTAAGCTGGCCCACAAGTACAGACCAGAGACAAAGCAGGAGAAGAAGCAGAGATTGTTGGCCCGGGCTGAGAAGAAAGCTGCAGGCAAAGGGGATGTCCCCACTAAGAGGCCACCTGTCCTTCGAGCTGGGGTTAACACTGTCACCACCTTGGTGGAAAACAAGAAGGCTCAGCTGGTAGTGATTGCACATGATGTGGATCCCACTGAGCTGGTGGTTTTCCTGCCTGCCCTGTGCGGTAAGATGGGGGTTCCCTACTGCATTATCAAGGGTAAGGCCAGGCTGGGCCGTCTGGTCCACAGGAAGACCTGCACCACTGTCGCCTTCACACAGGTCAACTCGGAAGACAAAGGAGCCCTGGCAAAGCTGGTGGAGGCCATCAGGATCAACTACAATGACAGATACGAGGAGATCCACCGCCACTGGGGAGGCAACGTCCTGGGCCCAAAGTCTGTGGCTCGCATCgccaagctggaaaaggcaaaagctAAAGAACTGGCAATCAAACTGGGCTGA
- the LOC113908129 gene encoding V-type proton ATPase subunit G 1-like, with amino-acid sequence MANANDPWSLLHAMKWASEKVSKAHKQKNQRLKQAKEAAQTEIEQYCLQREKEFKAMEDVALGSPGSCSMEVEKEAHEKMTILQIFFQQNRDEVLQHLLAFVFDTWPEMHENG; translated from the exons ATGGCGAATGCTAATGACCCATGGAG TTTGCTGCATGCCATGAAGTGGGCCTCTGAGAAGGTGTCCAAGGCCCACAAGCAAAAGAACCAGAGGCTGAAGCAGGCCAAAGAAGCAGCTCAGACTGAAATTGAACAATACTGCCTGCAAAGAGAAAAGGAGTTCAAGGCCATGGAAGATGTGGCTCTGGGATCCCCAGGCAGCTGCAGCATGGAAGTGGAGAAGGAGGCCCACGAGAAGATGACCATCCTCCAGATCTTCTTCCAGCAGAACAGGGATGAAGTCCTGCAGCACCTCTTGGCCTTTGTCTTTGACACCTGGCCAGAAATGCATGAAAATGGATAG